A window of Pseudomonadota bacterium contains these coding sequences:
- the tsf gene encoding translation elongation factor Ts: MEITAEHVKKLREKTGVGLMDCKEALKHSDGDMEKSIEYLREKGLAKLQKRSGRAASEGVIASYIHTGAKVGVMAEVNSETDFVAKTDEFQDFARDIAMQITAATPIYIKREDVPEEVKEKEKALYRRQALDSGKPEKIVDKIAEGKMEKYYQEVCLLDQSFIKNPDITVKGLLEELVIKLGENIVIRRFVRFQLGETVEE; encoded by the coding sequence ATGGAGATAACAGCAGAACATGTTAAAAAGTTGAGAGAGAAAACGGGCGTAGGCCTGATGGATTGTAAAGAGGCATTAAAACACTCAGATGGCGATATGGAAAAGTCCATTGAATATTTAAGAGAAAAGGGTCTTGCAAAGCTACAGAAACGTTCAGGAAGGGCTGCATCAGAAGGCGTAATAGCCTCTTATATACATACCGGTGCAAAAGTCGGTGTTATGGCAGAGGTGAACTCTGAAACGGACTTTGTTGCAAAAACAGATGAATTTCAGGACTTTGCAAGAGATATTGCAATGCAGATTACGGCCGCTACCCCGATTTATATAAAAAGGGAGGATGTTCCGGAGGAAGTAAAGGAAAAAGAGAAGGCACTTTACCGCAGACAGGCCCTTGACTCGGGCAAGCCGGAGAAGATTGTTGATAAGATCGCCGAAGGGAAGATGGAAAAATATTATCAGGAGGTATGCCTCCTTGATCAGTCCTTTATTAAAAATCCCGATATAACGGTAAAAGGGCTTCTTGAAGAACTTGTTATAAAGCTGGGAGAGAATATTGTTATCAGGAGATTTGTGAGATTCCAGCTCGGCGAGACCGTCGAAGAATAA
- the pyrH gene encoding UMP kinase, producing MTYSRILLKLSGEVLMGGEGFGIDADIVREISSQIRDIADLGIEIAIVVGGGNIYRGGKAEKQGVDRVTGDYMGMIATLINALALQEALEKMHVPTRVQSALEMRGIVEPYAQRKALEHLEKDRVVIFACGTGNPFFTTDTAAALRALEVEAQVIFKATRVDGVYDKDPEVYEDALFFKEITYSDVLNKGLKVMDATAITICRENNLPIIVFNIKKKDNLKKVVLGENIGTIVKGVL from the coding sequence ATGACCTATAGCAGAATTCTTTTAAAATTAAGCGGAGAAGTCCTTATGGGTGGAGAGGGCTTCGGTATAGACGCTGATATAGTCAGAGAGATAAGTTCCCAGATTAGAGATATTGCAGACCTCGGGATTGAGATTGCTATTGTAGTAGGCGGCGGGAATATATATCGGGGAGGCAAGGCTGAAAAACAGGGTGTTGACAGGGTAACCGGCGATTACATGGGCATGATTGCAACTCTGATAAATGCCCTTGCGCTACAGGAAGCGCTTGAAAAAATGCATGTCCCCACACGGGTCCAGAGTGCCCTGGAGATGAGAGGGATTGTAGAGCCCTATGCACAAAGAAAGGCATTAGAGCATCTTGAAAAGGACAGGGTTGTGATTTTTGCCTGCGGTACGGGGAACCCTTTTTTTACTACAGATACTGCCGCTGCCTTACGGGCACTGGAGGTTGAAGCTCAGGTGATTTTTAAAGCAACAAGGGTTGACGGCGTATACGATAAAGACCCTGAAGTATATGAAGATGCATTGTTTTTTAAGGAAATTACCTATTCCGATGTGTTGAACAAAGGTCTAAAGGTAATGGATGCAACAGCCATAACCATTTGCAGGGAGAATAACCTGCCTATTATTGTGTTCAACATAAAGAAAAAGGATAATTTAAAGAAGGTGGTTCTGGGAGAAAATATCGGAACAATTGTCAAGGGGGTATTATGA
- the frr gene encoding ribosome recycling factor, whose translation MKSEIMSELEDKLDKSLATFNKDLSKLRTGVASVSLLEDIRVSYYNQPTPLNQVAAIGVPDSRTITIQPWEVSIIGEIEKAIQKSDIGVNPMSDGKMIRLSFPKLTEERRRELVKFGGKMLESTKVAIRNVRRDMNEKLKKMEKDKLLSQDDLHKHQDDIQKITDKYIQMAEKIYTDKEKEILEI comes from the coding sequence ATGAAGAGTGAGATTATGAGCGAGCTTGAAGATAAACTGGATAAATCACTTGCCACGTTTAACAAGGACCTGTCTAAACTCAGAACAGGTGTGGCATCTGTATCTCTTCTCGAAGATATCCGGGTTAGTTACTATAACCAGCCTACTCCTTTAAATCAAGTGGCAGCAATAGGCGTACCTGACAGCAGAACTATAACAATACAGCCCTGGGAGGTGTCTATCATAGGTGAAATAGAAAAGGCAATCCAAAAATCGGATATCGGAGTCAATCCTATGTCTGATGGAAAGATGATACGTCTTTCGTTTCCCAAGTTGACAGAAGAGCGCAGGCGCGAGTTGGTAAAATTTGGCGGGAAGATGCTTGAAAGCACAAAGGTTGCCATAAGGAATGTCAGAAGAGACATGAATGAAAAGTTGAAGAAGATGGAAAAAGACAAACTCCTGTCACAGGACGATCTCCACAAACATCAGGATGATATACAAAAAATTACAGATAAATATATCCAGATGGCAGAGAAAATCTATACTGATAAAGAAAAAGAAATCCTGGAAATCTAA
- a CDS encoding isoprenyl transferase, which translates to MQNIEINKLPTHVAIIMDGNGRWAKLRNLPRVEGHLQGMESVRDVVTTTRNLKIPYLTLYAFSKENWTRSEDEVKRLLEILGVYLQNELPLMMDKNIRFNVVGNLKDFPKRLQHHIKDVMDKTAGNTSLTLSIALSYSGREEIVNAVKLILEDAKKGAVKRINENVFSRYLYTRNMPDPDLLIRTSGEMRISNFLLWQIAYTELYVTDTLWPDFGKEAYIEALKAYTRRERRFGSTK; encoded by the coding sequence ATGCAAAATATCGAGATCAATAAACTTCCAACCCACGTAGCCATTATAATGGATGGAAACGGTAGATGGGCAAAGCTCCGCAACCTTCCAAGGGTGGAAGGACATCTTCAGGGTATGGAATCTGTCAGGGATGTGGTAACTACAACGAGGAACCTCAAGATCCCATATCTGACGCTTTATGCCTTTTCCAAAGAGAATTGGACAAGATCCGAAGATGAAGTAAAGAGGCTGCTTGAGATTCTGGGCGTTTATCTTCAAAATGAATTGCCTCTTATGATGGATAAAAACATAAGGTTTAATGTAGTCGGAAACTTAAAAGATTTTCCGAAGAGGTTACAGCATCATATAAAAGATGTAATGGATAAAACAGCCGGTAATACATCGCTTACCCTCAGCATCGCCTTAAGCTACAGTGGAAGGGAAGAGATAGTAAATGCCGTTAAATTGATTCTGGAAGATGCAAAAAAAGGCGCTGTTAAAAGAATCAATGAAAATGTCTTTTCCAGATATCTATATACCAGGAATATGCCCGACCCTGATCTTCTTATAAGGACAAGCGGAGAGATGAGGATAAGCAATTTTCTGCTCTGGCAGATTGCATATACAGAGCTTTATGTGACGGACACGTTATGGCCTGATTTTGGAAAAGAAGCATATATTGAGGCATTGAAAGCGTATACCCGGAGAGAGCGAAGATTCGGGAGTACAAAATAA
- a CDS encoding phosphatidate cytidylyltransferase has product MGELKKRVIAGILLAPITAFLFYILPLKWFFAFLAIIAVLAAFECITMVKIPGKLLPLFIIIVSLVPLYYKCYQVYFMWLIVSPMIYLFAGLAAGRGEKEDINKEIIQTVTVVLFSEIFIILPLFYIYLLKELNNYLPLILLFTLWSSDTCAYFAGKTFGKIPLVPQISPKKTFEGLLGAIFGSMLIIVLTSCLSGLSLTKSLIIGALIGLLGQLGDIFESIGKRVSGVKDSSSLIPGHGGILDRMDSFIFTAPFLYNIYLTGI; this is encoded by the coding sequence GTGGGAGAATTAAAAAAAAGGGTAATTGCAGGCATTCTTCTTGCTCCCATTACTGCATTTTTATTTTATATTTTACCACTTAAATGGTTTTTTGCGTTTTTAGCCATAATTGCTGTTCTTGCAGCTTTTGAATGTATCACAATGGTGAAAATACCGGGTAAACTTCTGCCGTTATTCATTATTATCGTCAGTCTTGTCCCTCTCTATTATAAATGCTATCAGGTATATTTCATGTGGCTTATTGTGTCACCTATGATTTATCTTTTTGCCGGACTTGCAGCCGGAAGAGGGGAAAAAGAAGACATAAACAAGGAAATCATACAGACAGTCACAGTTGTTCTGTTTAGCGAAATATTTATCATCCTTCCCCTTTTTTATATCTACCTGTTAAAAGAGTTGAACAACTATTTACCCTTAATCCTCCTTTTTACGTTGTGGTCAAGCGATACATGCGCCTACTTTGCAGGAAAAACATTCGGGAAGATCCCCCTTGTACCTCAAATCAGTCCGAAAAAAACATTCGAGGGGCTGCTGGGCGCCATATTCGGCAGCATGCTCATCATTGTTTTGACAAGTTGTTTGTCGGGTTTAAGTTTAACAAAGTCGCTTATTATCGGAGCTTTAATTGGTCTGCTTGGTCAGCTCGGTGATATATTTGAGTCCATCGGCAAGAGAGTGTCTGGCGTAAAAGACTCATCATCCCTGATCCCCGGGCACGGAGGCATACTTGACAGAATGGACAGCTTTATTTTTACCGCACCGTTTCTTTACAATATATATCTGACAGGTATCTAA
- the dxr gene encoding 1-deoxy-D-xylulose-5-phosphate reductoisomerase, translating to MKKKIAILGSTGSIGRATLEVIDNQRDTFEVFSLVCKGNTELFNKQIERFKPKYVCIYEESLKGKVRFDRKRLFTGINGINEIINMEEDIVVNAMPGSIGLEPTISALKAKKILALANKESLVMAGRIVSNLLKTHGSKLIPVDSEHSALFQVMKKIRRHELKTIIITASGGPFREHGKTALADVKPEEALNHPTWKMGKKVTLDSATLMNKGLEVIEARWLFNIKPEFIRVLVHPESIIHGMIECTDGAMIAYMAHPDMKIPISFAINEGKIRSLPSVRLNLEDLHKLTFYPPDMDRFPSLRLAFDALRAGDSALVTLNASNEVASEAFINNRIRFTDIPVFIEQALERHPALPVIEDIETIWEIHNWAKKYTEEIIKGSGVRGQGSA from the coding sequence ATGAAAAAGAAGATCGCAATACTCGGTTCAACAGGCTCTATCGGGCGGGCAACACTTGAGGTCATAGATAACCAGAGAGATACCTTCGAGGTATTCAGCCTTGTCTGCAAGGGGAATACAGAGTTATTTAATAAACAGATAGAAAGATTTAAACCGAAATATGTATGTATCTACGAAGAATCTTTAAAAGGAAAGGTGCGTTTTGATCGGAAGAGGCTTTTTACCGGTATTAACGGGATAAATGAGATAATCAACATGGAGGAAGATATAGTAGTAAATGCCATGCCCGGCAGTATCGGTCTTGAACCTACAATCAGCGCTTTAAAGGCAAAGAAGATCCTTGCTCTGGCAAATAAGGAGAGCCTTGTTATGGCAGGCAGAATTGTTTCAAACCTGCTCAAAACGCATGGATCAAAACTCATCCCCGTTGACAGTGAGCACTCTGCTCTTTTTCAAGTCATGAAAAAGATAAGAAGACATGAGTTGAAAACCATAATCATCACGGCTTCAGGAGGCCCTTTCAGGGAGCACGGAAAAACCGCTCTGGCAGATGTGAAGCCGGAAGAAGCGCTTAATCATCCTACCTGGAAAATGGGGAAAAAGGTGACACTCGATTCGGCAACATTGATGAATAAAGGCCTTGAGGTGATAGAGGCACGCTGGTTGTTTAATATTAAGCCTGAATTTATCAGGGTTCTCGTCCATCCTGAAAGCATCATCCATGGGATGATTGAGTGTACTGACGGCGCCATGATTGCATATATGGCGCATCCTGACATGAAAATCCCGATTTCTTTTGCCATCAATGAGGGGAAGATTCGCAGCCTTCCTTCTGTCCGGTTAAACCTTGAAGATTTGCACAAATTGACATTTTATCCGCCTGATATGGATAGATTTCCATCACTCAGGCTTGCCTTTGATGCGCTTCGCGCAGGAGATAGTGCCCTTGTTACACTGAATGCTTCAAACGAGGTCGCCTCCGAAGCATTCATAAACAACAGAATCCGGTTTACTGATATCCCTGTTTTTATAGAACAGGCTCTTGAACGTCATCCGGCATTACCGGTGATTGAAGATATTGAAACCATATGGGAGATACATAATTGGGCAAAGAAATATACGGAAGAAATAATAAAGGGGTCAGGGGTCAGGGGTCAGGGGTCGGCATAA
- the rseP gene encoding RIP metalloprotease RseP codes for MVINIIYGFIALSLLILVHELGHFLVARWANVKVLSFSLGFGKKLLSFKKGETEYALSAIPLGGYVKMLGEAPGEEVPEEEISRSYSNKPPLVKMLIAFMGPFFNILFALVLFYFVFLSGYSVLSTKVGSVDKNYPAYAAGIREGDTLLAIDGKSIAEWSDLMDAMAQTGSQPIKVTVKRDGNLFDISLTPKEMESKNIFGDTIKRKVIGVAASNEFFVKKETVSGAAVKAVYQTYNLTKITIVGIVKLIEGSISPKQVGGPLLILEVAGKQAKEGKKNLIYFIAIISINLAVINLLPIPILDGGHILFHVIELVIRRRVSQKFIEISQKVGMGILIAIMSLAFFNDITRMFFGK; via the coding sequence ATGGTTATTAACATAATTTATGGTTTTATCGCACTGAGCCTCCTGATACTTGTACATGAGCTCGGTCATTTTCTTGTTGCAAGATGGGCAAATGTAAAGGTTCTGTCGTTTTCGCTGGGTTTCGGGAAAAAACTCCTGAGTTTTAAAAAGGGCGAGACAGAATATGCCTTATCTGCCATCCCTCTTGGCGGATATGTAAAGATGCTCGGTGAAGCGCCGGGAGAAGAGGTGCCGGAAGAAGAAATATCCCGGTCATATTCGAACAAGCCGCCTCTTGTGAAGATGCTCATAGCCTTTATGGGTCCCTTTTTCAACATACTCTTTGCCCTTGTCCTTTTCTACTTTGTATTCCTGAGCGGATACTCCGTCCTTTCAACAAAGGTAGGAAGCGTAGACAAGAATTATCCTGCTTATGCAGCAGGCATCAGGGAAGGGGACACCCTTTTGGCCATCGACGGTAAAAGCATTGCCGAATGGTCGGACCTCATGGATGCCATGGCGCAAACCGGTTCGCAACCTATAAAGGTGACTGTGAAAAGAGACGGAAATTTATTTGATATATCACTGACCCCGAAGGAGATGGAAAGTAAAAACATCTTCGGAGACACGATCAAGAGAAAGGTCATAGGCGTCGCAGCATCGAATGAATTTTTTGTAAAAAAGGAGACGGTTTCAGGCGCAGCAGTAAAGGCTGTTTATCAGACGTACAACCTTACAAAGATAACTATAGTGGGAATTGTCAAATTGATAGAGGGAAGTATCTCTCCGAAGCAAGTCGGCGGGCCCCTGCTTATTCTTGAGGTGGCCGGCAAACAGGCAAAGGAAGGTAAAAAAAATCTCATATACTTTATTGCAATAATCAGTATCAACCTTGCGGTTATTAATCTCCTCCCTATTCCCATTCTTGACGGGGGTCATATCCTGTTCCACGTCATAGAGCTTGTTATAAGAAGAAGGGTGTCACAAAAGTTTATTGAAATTTCTCAGAAGGTCGGTATGGGAATTCTAATTGCTATTATGTCACTTGCCTTCTTTAACGATATTACGAGGATGTTTTTTGGAAAATAG
- the tsaB gene encoding tRNA (adenosine(37)-N6)-threonylcarbamoyltransferase complex dimerization subunit type 1 TsaB, translated as MLSNNGYTINDVHLVAVTLGPGSFTGIRVGLAFCKGLNAGGNIPIVGVPTLDVLASPFSFMEGYYICPLIDAKKGEVFASLYHMSGGCVQRLTDYCSIKPEHLADIIKTPCICFGTGTALCEPFLSGMHDVLTIREGFLQISGEALVKEGLKREEISGKGSLDPIYCRKSEAEIKFNVTVK; from the coding sequence ATACTTTCCAATAATGGCTATACGATAAATGATGTACATCTTGTGGCTGTAACACTGGGGCCCGGTTCATTCACCGGTATACGGGTCGGCCTGGCTTTCTGCAAAGGGCTCAATGCAGGCGGTAACATCCCCATAGTCGGCGTGCCGACCCTTGATGTGCTTGCATCGCCTTTTTCGTTTATGGAGGGGTACTATATTTGTCCGCTTATAGATGCAAAAAAGGGCGAGGTTTTTGCTTCCCTGTATCATATGTCCGGCGGGTGCGTGCAAAGGCTTACCGATTATTGTTCAATTAAGCCCGAACACTTGGCGGACATCATTAAAACACCCTGTATATGCTTCGGTACCGGTACAGCCCTCTGTGAGCCCTTTCTTTCCGGCATGCATGATGTTCTGACAATCAGAGAAGGCTTTTTACAGATTTCGGGCGAAGCGCTTGTCAAAGAAGGGTTAAAAAGAGAGGAAATATCAGGCAAAGGCTCCCTTGACCCCATCTACTGCAGAAAATCTGAAGCAGAAATAAAGTTTAATGTAACGGTTAAATAG
- a CDS encoding dodecin family protein, which translates to MRSDGKVARITEVVSSSPKSFDDAIMVGFKRASKTLRGITGLKVKDQRCKVEDGKIIEYRVTLEVLFILES; encoded by the coding sequence ATGAGGTCTGACGGCAAAGTAGCAAGAATAACAGAGGTGGTTTCCAGTTCACCTAAAAGCTTCGACGATGCAATTATGGTCGGTTTCAAAAGGGCTTCTAAGACGCTGAGAGGTATAACCGGCTTAAAAGTAAAAGACCAACGCTGCAAGGTGGAAGACGGGAAAATTATTGAATACAGGGTTACTCTTGAAGTGCTCTTTATATTGGAAAGCTAA
- a CDS encoding glycosyltransferase family 2 protein, whose protein sequence is MLSIIITTRDTEALLKNLLSSIKKDKMLEPLLKEVIVVDNASADRTGDMVKKDFPGYLYIKNERNEGFAAAVNKGFFHSVGEYILFLNSDTLLIEGEILKILDLMKENPDIGICGPQLVYPDMSPQRSFAFAPSLVSEIFPRALIEFLSPETISARPSALRAPSSALDVPSLIGAAVLIRRNVLESLGAFDDRFFFFLEETDLCLRTRKIKFGTEGKTFRVVFYPHAKVIHLQGKTVAKNWVKGRIEYNISLYKFIRKHHTCLYYMTFKAVRFTKCCIFLIIFSTLPFFPVKDKLKRSYTYYTKLFLWHIKGCPDNGGLRG, encoded by the coding sequence GTGCTTTCCATTATTATAACAACCAGGGATACAGAAGCACTTCTCAAAAATCTTTTATCCTCAATCAAAAAAGATAAAATGCTGGAGCCGCTCTTAAAAGAGGTAATTGTCGTGGACAATGCGTCTGCCGACAGAACCGGCGACATGGTAAAGAAGGATTTCCCCGGTTATTTATATATCAAAAACGAGAGGAATGAAGGGTTTGCTGCTGCTGTCAACAAGGGTTTTTTTCATTCTGTTGGAGAATATATACTTTTTTTGAATTCCGATACACTTCTCATCGAGGGTGAAATATTAAAGATACTTGACTTAATGAAGGAGAACCCGGATATCGGGATATGTGGCCCCCAGCTTGTTTATCCTGATATGAGTCCTCAGCGCTCGTTTGCATTTGCCCCCTCTTTGGTTTCTGAGATATTTCCACGAGCGCTTATTGAATTTCTATCTCCTGAAACAATTTCTGCCAGACCTTCTGCGTTACGCGCCCCGTCCTCTGCGCTTGACGTTCCTTCCCTCATCGGCGCTGCTGTTTTGATAAGAAGAAACGTGCTGGAATCTCTTGGGGCTTTTGATGACAGGTTCTTCTTCTTCCTTGAAGAAACAGATCTTTGTTTAAGGACAAGGAAGATAAAGTTTGGAACAGAGGGCAAAACGTTCAGGGTTGTTTTTTATCCTCATGCAAAGGTTATTCACTTGCAGGGGAAAACAGTCGCAAAAAACTGGGTCAAGGGCAGAATAGAATACAATATATCTCTTTATAAATTTATCAGAAAGCACCACACTTGCTTATATTACATGACTTTTAAAGCTGTCAGGTTCACAAAGTGTTGCATATTCCTCATAATATTCTCAACTCTGCCCTTTTTCCCGGTTAAAGATAAATTAAAGAGGTCATATACTTACTATACAAAGCTATTCCTCTGGCATATAAAAGGCTGCCCGGATAACGGCGGCCTGCGCGGTTAA
- a CDS encoding thiamine pyrophosphate-dependent enzyme codes for MIKDVTMEVMIGNYAIARGLVEAGLEIATAYPGTPSSEIIPGIIEFNRREKGNILTEWSVNERCALEAAFGAASAGKKAACMMKQVGLNVAFPPLLNARRKRLKGALVIISCDDPGPQSSQTEQDTRLLATLFDIPVFDPASPKEASDVAYFALQYSIEKHTPVILRSTHRVSHSREAVPLYPPGTRHVVLMEGVSAPYPVLNAISPAPVKLGIIASGMSYSIVSDVISELGLETVVPVYKVIKIPNARPPVPGQGSKSLEQENENIELYKFIDNMNRILVLEEPDTVLEALIDNGNKIYGRSNGYVPDAGELTYDIVRDVVGRTAADSGIRTNIFTPDPLIDESLKGVQFSPRPPKLCAGCSHRASFFAMRQAYPEAIFPGDIGCYTLGISQGAVDTCLDMGSGVTMASGFYDTINQDGEIIPILASVGDSTFFHACLSPLYDAVKKQKRFILVIMDNGTTAMTGMQPTPQTGIMADGTQGRRVLIENIIEGFGVEFLKILDPYDIPHMINTIKEAKTYLSKNGNGPAVIIARRECLLHTKVKYTGTFDRIALEEDCIGCKRCIKLLDCPAMLFNDEKHKVVIDEGLCAECGMCLVACSIIRPKKKE; via the coding sequence GTGATAAAGGACGTAACTATGGAAGTAATGATCGGTAATTATGCGATAGCAAGAGGCCTTGTAGAGGCAGGATTAGAAATTGCAACAGCATATCCCGGAACACCGAGCTCGGAAATCATACCGGGTATCATAGAATTTAACAGGAGAGAAAAAGGTAATATCCTCACAGAATGGTCTGTCAACGAAAGATGTGCCCTTGAAGCAGCCTTTGGCGCAGCCTCGGCAGGCAAAAAGGCTGCATGTATGATGAAACAGGTTGGATTGAATGTTGCCTTTCCGCCGCTTTTAAACGCAAGAAGAAAAAGGTTAAAAGGCGCCCTTGTAATAATATCGTGCGATGATCCGGGACCGCAATCTTCACAGACCGAACAGGATACGCGGCTTCTTGCCACGTTATTTGATATCCCTGTCTTTGACCCGGCTTCGCCGAAAGAAGCGTCTGATGTTGCCTATTTTGCTTTACAGTATTCCATTGAAAAACACACCCCTGTAATATTAAGGTCTACCCACAGGGTGAGCCATTCAAGAGAAGCAGTACCGCTTTATCCACCGGGCACGAGGCATGTCGTCCTGATGGAGGGCGTAAGCGCTCCATATCCTGTGCTCAATGCCATCAGTCCTGCACCCGTTAAGCTTGGTATTATCGCTTCAGGCATGAGCTATTCCATCGTCTCGGATGTCATATCAGAGCTTGGCCTTGAAACGGTTGTCCCTGTCTATAAAGTTATTAAGATACCGAATGCACGGCCCCCTGTCCCCGGTCAAGGATCAAAAAGTCTGGAACAAGAAAACGAAAACATTGAGCTTTATAAATTTATTGATAATATGAACAGGATATTGGTGCTCGAAGAACCGGACACTGTCCTGGAAGCGCTTATTGATAATGGAAATAAAATTTATGGAAGATCAAACGGCTACGTTCCTGATGCCGGTGAGCTGACCTATGATATTGTTAGAGATGTGGTAGGAAGGACTGCTGCAGATTCAGGAATAAGGACAAACATATTTACGCCTGATCCCCTGATAGACGAATCGCTGAAAGGTGTACAGTTTTCGCCGAGGCCCCCGAAATTATGTGCCGGCTGTTCACACAGGGCCTCTTTCTTTGCAATGCGACAGGCATATCCTGAGGCAATTTTTCCGGGCGATATCGGGTGCTATACTCTGGGCATCTCACAGGGAGCTGTAGACACCTGTCTTGATATGGGCTCCGGAGTTACCATGGCTTCGGGTTTCTACGATACCATTAATCAGGATGGAGAAATTATACCCATCCTTGCCTCTGTCGGGGATTCGACATTTTTTCACGCCTGTCTGTCCCCCCTCTACGATGCGGTAAAAAAACAAAAGCGGTTTATACTTGTTATCATGGACAATGGCACCACAGCAATGACAGGCATGCAGCCGACTCCACAAACAGGCATTATGGCAGACGGTACTCAGGGACGCCGGGTGCTGATAGAAAATATCATAGAAGGTTTTGGTGTTGAGTTTTTGAAAATTCTCGATCCCTATGACATACCCCATATGATAAACACAATAAAGGAGGCAAAGACCTATCTCAGTAAAAATGGTAATGGCCCTGCGGTGATCATTGCGAGAAGGGAATGCCTGCTTCATACAAAAGTGAAATATACAGGCACATTTGACAGGATAGCCCTGGAAGAGGATTGTATCGGATGTAAGCGCTGTATTAAACTTCTTGATTGTCCCGCCATGTTGTTCAACGATGAAAAACATAAGGTTGTTATTGATGAAGGCCTGTGTGCTGAATGCGGGATGTGTCTTGTCGCCTGCAGCATAATAAGGCCGAAAAAAAAGGAATAA
- a CDS encoding indolepyruvate oxidoreductase subunit beta, with amino-acid sequence MKLEIVCAGIGGRGVLLASTILIEAAISAGHHALVSDEYGMSQRGGSVVSLVKIGNFKSPLIGKENADILISFEESEFYRNLGFLKKGGLAIVNTRKDILPAEVDNMLSKRNITCLLVNADGAAAEQNMLQASNMALLGFFSYLAVEPYNVESIRETIRERTKGKFLEKNLEVFDLGYTIAKDRNIRKP; translated from the coding sequence GTGAAACTTGAAATTGTTTGCGCAGGCATAGGTGGAAGAGGTGTGCTGCTCGCATCTACAATCCTGATTGAAGCGGCAATCAGTGCAGGACATCATGCGCTGGTATCAGATGAATACGGCATGAGCCAAAGGGGAGGCTCCGTTGTTTCACTTGTCAAGATCGGTAATTTTAAAAGTCCGCTGATAGGAAAAGAGAATGCCGACATACTCATTTCCTTTGAGGAAAGTGAATTTTACCGCAACCTCGGCTTTCTGAAAAAAGGCGGTCTGGCAATAGTTAATACCAGAAAAGATATCCTCCCGGCAGAGGTTGACAATATGCTTTCAAAAAGGAACATTACATGCCTTCTTGTCAATGCTGATGGTGCTGCAGCGGAACAGAACATGCTTCAGGCATCAAACATGGCTCTCCTTGGTTTCTTCTCTTATTTGGCTGTTGAGCCCTATAATGTTGAGAGCATCAGGGAAACAATCAGGGAAAGGACGAAGGGAAAGTTTTTAGAAAAAAACCTGGAGGTCTTTGACCTGGGTTATACGATTGCTAAAGACAGAAACATTAGGAAGCCTTAG